The following proteins are encoded in a genomic region of Strix aluco isolate bStrAlu1 chromosome 23, bStrAlu1.hap1, whole genome shotgun sequence:
- the C23H11orf52 gene encoding uncharacterized protein C11orf52 homolog, translating into MGNLCSCGRPWKCPSPFKRKKEKQGTNVRHESQQHQPGRKAPTYEDVPEFPVYATVSKPKSVKQDDSIHYADIQVFTKVRERSAAEVKNLQMQNATEYATLNFPRPRLKYDSKNGTLV; encoded by the exons ATGGGCAATCTCTGCAGCTGCGGGCGACCATG GAAGTGTCCTTCgccttttaaaagaaagaaagaaaagcaag GAACTAATGTGAGACATGAGAGCCAACAGCATCAGCCTggcaggaag GCTCCAACGTATGAAGATGTCCCAGAGTTCCCCGTCTACGCCACCGTGAGTAAACCCAAGAGTGTGAAGCAGGATGACAGCATTCATTATGCAGACATCCAAGTGTTCACCAAGGTCCGGGAGCGCTCTGCAGCAGAGGTGAAGAACTTACAAATGCAGAATGCCACAGAGTATGCCACCCTCAACTTCCCCCGGCCCAGGCTGAAATATGACAGTAAGAATGGGACCCTGGTATAA
- the HSPB2 gene encoding heat shock protein beta-2, producing the protein MAARTVPHAYPMSSEYEFANPSKIYDQNFGEGVSPCEILAPVLYHGYYIRPRINKQLDRGTSEISLNDHKFQVFLDVCHFLPDELTVRTVDNLLEVMGQHPQKADRHGFISREFTRTYILPLDVDPLLVRATLSHDGILSIVAPRTGKEVKARVNEVKITQQEQPVGKEEQSEEGEGKEEF; encoded by the exons ATGGCTGCACGGACTGTCCCCCACGCCTACCCCATGAGTTCGGAGTATGAGTTTGCCAACCCTAGCAAGATCTACGACCAGAACTTTGGAGAAG GTGTGTCCCCGTGTGAGATTTTAGCCCCTGTCCTGTACCATGGCTACTACATCAGGCCTCGGATCAATAAGCAGCTGGATCGAGGCACCTCTGAGATCAGCCTCAATGACCACAAATTCCAGGTGTTCTTGGATGTCTGTCACTTCCTGCCAGACGAGCTCACTGTCCGCACCGTAGACAACCTGCTGGAGGTGATGGGACAGCACCCACAGAAGGCTGACCGCCATGGCTTCATCTCCCGAGAGTTCACCAGGACCTACATCCTCCCTCTGGATGTTGATCCCTTGCTGGTGAGAGCCACGTTGTCCCACGATGGCATCTTAAGCATTGTGGCTCCCCGGACGGGGAAGGAGGTGAAAGCCAGAGTCAACGAGGTGAAGATAACCCAACAGGAGCAGCCAGTGGGGAAAGAAGAACAGTctgaagaaggagaagggaaggaagagttCTAA
- the CRYAB gene encoding alpha-crystallin B chain, with protein sequence MDITIHNPLIRRPLLSWLAPSRIFDQIFGEHLQESELLPASPSLSPFLMRSPILRMPSWLETGLSEMRLEKDKFSVNLDVKHFSPEELKVKVLGDMIEIHGKHEERQDEHGFIAREFNRKYRIPDDVDPLTITSSLSLDGVLTVSAPRKLSDVPERTIPITREEKPAIAGAQRK encoded by the exons ATGGATATCACCATTCATAACCCCCTGATCCGCAGACCCCTGTTATCTTGGTTGGCACCGAGTCGTATCTTTGACCAGATTTTCGGAGAACACCTGCAGGAGTCAGAGCTGCTCCCTGCTTCCCCCAGCCTCAGTCCCTTCCTGATGAGATCCCCCATTCTTCGGATGCCCAGTTGGCTAGAGACAGGACTCTCTGAG ATGCGACTGGAGAAGGACAAATTTTCTGTAAATCTTGATGTGAAGCATTTCTCCCCTGAGGAGCTAAAAGTGAAGGTGCTTGGGGACATGATAGAAATTCATGGGAAACACGAGGAGCGCCAG GATGAGCATGGCTTTATTGCCAGGGAGTTCAACAGGAAATACAGGATTCCAGATGATGTGGACCCTCTGACCATAACCTCATCTCTCTCTCTGGATGGTGTCCTGACTGTGAGCGCACCGAGGAAACTAAGTGACGTCCCTGAGCGCACTATCCCTATCACCCGTGAAGAGAAGCCTGCCATTGCAGGAGCCCAAAGGAAGTAG
- the CFAP68 gene encoding cilia- and flagella-associated protein 68, producing the protein MPAARPALPHDVSSPDGDVIPRRPRPLWGPGGGAASCSSPPPRPSAPPLRRLLRAGAARASAGLPGAWAAAAPRQGPSAQGAGCGELWMVWDTTSKLHQYGCRCTTNENDYSTKTVMGNWNEERYDIQRIVQLKPLPSQDLKQNLLVSRPPP; encoded by the exons ATGCCCGCAGCCCGCCCGGCGCTCCCTCATGACGTCTCGTCGCCTGATGGTGACGTCATcccgcgccgcccccggccgCTCTGGGGCCCCGGCGGTGGGGCCGCCAGCTGCTcctcgccgccgccccggccctcCGCTCCTCCCCTGCGCCGGCTTCTCCGCGCGGGCGCGGCCCGGGCCTCTGCGGGCCTCCCCGGTGCTTGGGCAGCAGCCGCTCCCCGTCAGGGACCCTCCGCGCAGGGCGCAG gctgtggggaactgtggATGGTCTGGGACACCACTTCTAAGTTACACCAGTATGGCTGCAGGTGCACCACCAATGAAAATGATTACTCAACAAAAACCGTTATGGGGAACTGGAATGAAGAGCGATACGATATCCAGAGAATTGTGCAGCTCAAGCCACTTCCTTCCCAG GATTTGAAACAGAACCTATTGGTTTCCAGGCCACCACCCTGA